In Plasmodium reichenowi strain SY57 chromosome 1, whole genome shotgun sequence, the following are encoded in one genomic region:
- a CDS encoding hypothetical protein (conserved Plasmodium protein, unknown function), whose protein sequence is MYRRYVWNSIFRDINYRLKKIYHSFYYAQSHIKYVMLILFPAIIFTTRYRADTQLGYFFYINDEKLYPSYRHNIINKKMKWKNGSKFYLDDNVTVKDAKRIIYQGEENIPEKIKLGCKGRIMDDKDNLAMAVRAFCKRDPKVIIWQDEHSQYL, encoded by the coding sequence atgtatagAAGATATGTTTGGAATAGCATATTTCGAGATATAAATTATCGTTTGAAGAAAATTTatcattctttttattatgcTCAGAgtcatataaaatatgtcatgttaatattatttccaGCTATTATATTCACAACTAGATATCGAGCAGATACACAACTaggatattttttttatattaatgaCGAGAAATTATATCCATCTTATAGACATAATATAAtcaacaaaaaaatgaaatggAAGAATGGATCCAAATTTTATTTAGATGATAACGTAACAGTAAAAGATGCGAAACGTATTATATATCAAGGAGAAGAAAATATTCctgaaaaaataaaattagGATGTAAAGGGAGAATAATGGATGACAAGGATAATTTGGCTATGGCTGTTCGTGCCTTTTGTAAGAGAGACCCAAAAGTTATTATATGGCAAGATGAACACTCacaatatttatga